GATTTAGCCGATGCTGGGGTAAAGGTATACCTTGTGGAAAAAGAACCTTCGCTTGGCGGTTTGATGGCACAACTGGCAAAGACCTATCCAACGATGGACTGTGCAATATGAATCCTTGGACCAAAGATGATGGATGTCGGTCGACATCCGAACATCAAATTACTGGCATATAGTGAAGTAGAGTCAATATCTGGATATATCGGCAACTTCCGTGTGCGCGTGCGGAAAAAAGCGCGCTATGTTGATGAAGCACAATGTACTGCTTGTGGTGAATGTGCCAAAGTCTGTCCAGTAGCAGTCCCTGATGAATATCAATTGGGTTTATCTTTAAGGAAGGCGATATATATCCCCTTTGCCCAGGCAGTTCCTTCAGCATATTTGATTGATATGAAGGCGTGTCTTGGCACAAATCCTATTGCCTGTGGCAAGTGTGCTGAGAAGTGTGATAAGAGATGTATAAATTATGATATGCAAGATGAAATCGTAGAATTTGACACCGGTGTTGTGATCGTGGCGACCGGAATGGATGTCTATGACCCAACCGAGCTTGAAGAGTATGGTTATACAAAGTTTCCGAATGTCATTACCAGCATGGAATTTGAAAGGCTTATCTCCGCAGGTGGACCATCTGATGGTCATTTTATCAGGCCGAGTGATAAAAAACGTCCAAAGACCGTGGGATTTATTCAGTGTGTGGGTTCCCGTTCAGAAAAGCGGGGTAAACCATATTGTAGTAATATCTGTTGTATGAATACCGTTAAAGACACTCTACTCTTGAAAGACCATTATCCCGATGTGGAGGCAAGGGTATTTTATATTGATATCAGGGCATTTGGTAAGGGATTTGAGGATTTATTTAAAAGGAGCAAAGAGGCCGGGGTTCAATATATCAGGGGAATTCCGGGTGAGATTATTGAAGACCCAATAACAAAAAATTTAAAGGTAATGGTGGAAGATACTACAACGAATAGAATCACCGAGCATGAACTTGATATGATTGTTTTATCGGTCGGCGTCATACCGAGGCAGGATATGCCCGAGGTTCAAAAATTGTTGACCCTTTCCAAGACACCAGATGGATTCTTTATGGAGGCACATCCGAAATTAAAGCCGGTTGACGCACCAACGAGCGGTGTATTCTTCGCGGGTTGTGTTGAGGCACCTAAGGATGTGAAGGATTCGGTAACCCAGGCGAGCGCCGCAGCATCAAGGGCAATGACGATCCTTTCTGCCGGCAAGATAAAACTTGAAGCAATTACTTCAGTAATAAATCCAGATATATGTAGATTCTGCACAATCTGTGCCCAGGTATGTCCATATAAGGCGATAAAGGTTGAACCGAAAAAGAAAACAATAGAATTGATTGAGGCGATGTGCAAGGGTTGCGGAACCTGTGGTGCAGAATGCCGGTTTGGTGCGATAAAGATGCGACATTTTACTGATGAACAGGTCTATGCCATGATTGATGCCTATCTTGAAGAAGACCCGCAGGATAAAATCATTGTCTTTGCCTGCAACTGGTGTTCTTATGCGGGTGCGGATACCTGTGGTGGAGCAAGGTTGCAGTATCCACCGAGCGCACGCTTGATAAGAACGATGTGCAGTGGCAGGGTTGATGAAGACTGGGTATTATATGCCTTCAAAAAGGGTTCACCGATTGTCGTTGTTTCGGGTTGCCATTTTGTTGATTGCCATTATATTGATGCGAATCGTTGGACACAGAAAAGGGTTGAGAAACTATGGGATAAACTTGAGAAACTGGGAATAAGACCGGACAGATTATTCCTGGAATGGATAAGTGCTGCCGAAGGGCAGAGGTTTGCAAAGACAATGATTGA
This window of the candidate division WOR-3 bacterium genome carries:
- the hdrA2 gene encoding CoB-CoM heterodisulfide reductase HdrA2, translating into MPQDELRIGVFVCECGTNIAGSVDVDNVVEKTKGLKDIVYATKNRYMCSEPGQAEIKKAITEQRLNRVVVAACSPRMHEMTFRNCVSSVGLNPYLVDMANIREHCSWVHMGDREKATSKAFDIVKAYVARARYLEPQEEREIPVTRAALVIGGGVAGMQAALDLADAGVKVYLVEKEPSLGGLMAQLAKTYPTMDCAIUILGPKMMDVGRHPNIKLLAYSEVESISGYIGNFRVRVRKKARYVDEAQCTACGECAKVCPVAVPDEYQLGLSLRKAIYIPFAQAVPSAYLIDMKACLGTNPIACGKCAEKCDKRCINYDMQDEIVEFDTGVVIVATGMDVYDPTELEEYGYTKFPNVITSMEFERLISAGGPSDGHFIRPSDKKRPKTVGFIQCVGSRSEKRGKPYCSNICCMNTVKDTLLLKDHYPDVEARVFYIDIRAFGKGFEDLFKRSKEAGVQYIRGIPGEIIEDPITKNLKVMVEDTTTNRITEHELDMIVLSVGVIPRQDMPEVQKLLTLSKTPDGFFMEAHPKLKPVDAPTSGVFFAGCVEAPKDVKDSVTQASAAASRAMTILSAGKIKLEAITSVINPDICRFCTICAQVCPYKAIKVEPKKKTIELIEAMCKGCGTCGAECRFGAIKMRHFTDEQVYAMIDAYLEEDPQDKIIVFACNWCSYAGADTCGGARLQYPPSARLIRTMCSGRVDEDWVLYAFKKGSPIVVVSGCHFVDCHYIDANRWTQKRVEKLWDKLEKLGIRPDRLFLEWISAAEGQRFAKTMIEIERHRQKVTKEEIEYTVKVLSEQK